One Candidatus Binatia bacterium genomic window carries:
- the rpsB gene encoding 30S ribosomal protein S2: MADIGMKELLEAGVHFGHQTRRWNPKMKKFIFIERNGIYIIDLQKTLKAIQDARALLEGVARRNGTVLFVGTKRQAKDAVREEAERSGMPYVNERWLGGMLTNFKTIKSNIRRFKEIEKMDAEGVLEKLSKKEQAQINKERVRLVKIFTGIKEMAQLPAAVFVIDTKKERIAVAEANRLAIPVIGVVDTNCDPDVIDFPLPGNDDAIRAIRLFSRFVSDTLMNSRQEMQEGADREAMAAQAGAAPETPAVASA; this comes from the coding sequence GTGGCTGACATTGGAATGAAGGAGCTGCTCGAAGCGGGTGTCCACTTCGGGCACCAGACCCGCCGCTGGAATCCCAAGATGAAGAAGTTCATCTTCATCGAGCGGAACGGCATCTACATCATCGATCTCCAGAAGACGCTGAAGGCGATCCAGGACGCCCGCGCGCTCCTCGAGGGCGTGGCGCGGCGCAACGGCACCGTGCTGTTCGTCGGGACCAAGCGCCAGGCGAAGGACGCCGTGCGGGAAGAGGCGGAGCGCTCGGGAATGCCGTACGTGAACGAGCGCTGGCTGGGCGGCATGCTCACCAACTTCAAGACGATCAAGTCGAACATCCGCCGCTTCAAGGAAATCGAGAAGATGGACGCCGAGGGCGTCCTCGAGAAGCTGTCGAAGAAGGAGCAGGCCCAGATCAACAAGGAGCGGGTGCGCCTCGTGAAGATCTTCACGGGCATCAAGGAGATGGCGCAGCTTCCGGCGGCCGTCTTCGTGATCGACACCAAGAAGGAGCGGATTGCCGTGGCCGAGGCGAACCGGCTCGCCATCCCCGTGATCGGCGTCGTGGACACCAACTGCGATCCCGACGTGATCGACTTCCCGCTGCCGGGGAACGACGACGCGATCCGGGCGATCCGGCTGTTCAGCCGCTTCGTCTCCGACACGCTGATGAACTCGCGCCAGGAGATGCAGGAGGGCGCGGACCGCGAGGCGATGGCGGCCCAGGCCGGAGCGGCGCCCGAGACGCCCGCGGTCGCGAGCGCCTAG
- the tsf gene encoding translation elongation factor Ts, which translates to MTITASHVKDLRERTGAGMMECKKALAEANGDIEKAIEVLRKSGMARASAKAGREVRQGTVHAYIHPGDQLGVLIEVNCETDFVARTDDFKQLVRHLAMQVAATNAQAVDRTSLDPAFLAGERAILTEQAKATGKPEAVIQKIVDGKIEKMYEEVVLLEQPTIRDPDRKVKELLDQAIAKLGENIVVRRFAKFKIGEA; encoded by the coding sequence ATGACGATCACCGCCTCGCACGTGAAGGACCTGCGCGAGCGGACCGGCGCGGGCATGATGGAGTGCAAGAAAGCCCTGGCCGAAGCGAACGGCGACATCGAGAAGGCGATCGAGGTGCTGCGCAAGTCGGGCATGGCCCGCGCGTCGGCCAAGGCCGGCCGCGAGGTGCGCCAGGGCACCGTCCACGCCTACATCCATCCCGGCGACCAGCTCGGGGTGTTGATCGAAGTGAACTGTGAGACCGACTTCGTCGCGCGCACCGACGACTTCAAGCAGCTCGTCCGGCACCTCGCGATGCAGGTCGCGGCGACCAACGCCCAGGCGGTCGACCGCACGTCGCTCGATCCGGCGTTCCTCGCGGGGGAGCGCGCGATTCTGACGGAGCAGGCCAAGGCGACGGGCAAGCCCGAAGCCGTCATCCAGAAGATCGTCGACGGGAAGATCGAGAAGATGTACGAGGAGGTCGTGCTTCTCGAGCAGCCGACCATCCGCGATCCCGACCGGAAGGTGAAGGAGCTGCTGGACCAGGCGATCGCGAAGCTCGGCGAGAACATCGTCGTGCGGCGCTTCGCCAAGTTCAAGATCGGGGAAGCCTGA
- the uppS gene encoding polyprenyl diphosphate synthase, producing MRAPSKAPTLDQVLRRPVPEHIAIIMDGNGRWAKRRGLPRLMGHRAGRRSVREAVEGCVELGVRVLTLYTFSLENWERRAGEVRGLWRILEQVLREERNELKKNNVRLRTIGRVDLLPERSRAILAETMQFLESSTGLTLVLAISYGGRAEIVDAARRIVAADRKQRIPLTKIDESYFQSQLDTDGLPDPDLLIRTSGELRVSNFLLWQLAYAEFWVTDTLWPDFRRRHLYQAVYDFQNRSRRFGRAD from the coding sequence ATGCGCGCCCCATCCAAAGCTCCGACCCTGGACCAGGTGCTCCGCCGGCCCGTCCCCGAGCACATCGCGATCATCATGGACGGCAATGGACGGTGGGCCAAGCGTCGCGGGCTCCCGCGGCTGATGGGGCACCGCGCCGGCCGCCGCTCCGTGCGCGAGGCGGTCGAGGGATGCGTCGAGCTGGGCGTGCGCGTCCTCACCCTCTACACCTTCTCCCTCGAGAACTGGGAGCGCCGCGCGGGCGAGGTGCGCGGGCTCTGGCGGATCCTGGAGCAGGTGCTCCGCGAAGAGCGGAACGAGCTCAAGAAGAACAACGTCCGGCTCCGCACGATCGGCCGGGTGGATCTCCTCCCCGAGCGGAGCCGCGCGATCCTGGCCGAGACGATGCAGTTCCTCGAGAGCTCGACCGGGCTGACCCTGGTGCTCGCCATCTCCTATGGCGGGCGGGCCGAGATCGTGGACGCGGCTCGGCGGATCGTGGCCGCCGACCGGAAGCAGCGGATCCCGCTGACGAAGATCGACGAGAGCTACTTCCAGTCGCAGCTGGACACCGACGGCCTCCCCGATCCCGACCTCCTGATCCGCACCAGCGGGGAGCTTCGGGTTTCGAACTTCCTCCTATGGCAGCTCGCCTACGCCGAATTCTGGGTGACCGACACGCTCTGGCCCGACTTCCGGCGCAGGCACCTGTACCAGGCGGTCTATGACTTTCAAAACCGAAGCCGGCGCTTCGGCCGCGCGGATTGA
- a CDS encoding phosphatidate cytidylyltransferase — MTFKTEAGASAARIDPAVPDGVTRDAQGAAGRPRGDAALPLRIASAVVFLPLFVLAARVGGLVWLAFTLIVIGLGLREFYRMMESKGLAPHWKSGTFAGLLLPVGTYLRLQTGRTAEWNLGALFTVLAGAILLAELRRGAGKQAVGSIAATLLGVVYLGWFGSHIELLRELPRAWRLPYALGASFAILPFFLVWICDTAAYAVGLAFGRTRLMPDVSPQKSVEGAVAGLLAAVGAAFAARAWFAPYLTALDAAVLGTLVGVLGQLGDLVESLLKRDADAKDTSRIIPGHGGVLDRFDSVLFAAPVTAYYLLFRVLDR; from the coding sequence ATGACTTTCAAAACCGAAGCCGGCGCTTCGGCCGCGCGGATTGACCCCGCCGTCCCGGACGGCGTGACGCGGGACGCCCAGGGCGCCGCCGGGCGGCCCCGCGGCGACGCCGCCCTCCCGCTCCGGATCGCGAGCGCGGTCGTCTTCCTGCCGCTCTTCGTGCTCGCGGCGCGCGTGGGCGGGCTGGTCTGGCTCGCGTTCACGCTGATCGTGATCGGCCTCGGGCTCCGCGAGTTCTATCGGATGATGGAATCGAAGGGGCTCGCGCCGCACTGGAAGTCGGGGACCTTCGCGGGGCTGCTCCTGCCCGTCGGCACCTACCTGCGCCTGCAGACCGGGCGCACGGCGGAGTGGAACCTGGGCGCGCTCTTCACCGTGCTCGCCGGGGCGATTCTGCTCGCGGAGCTCCGGCGCGGGGCGGGGAAGCAGGCCGTGGGGAGCATCGCGGCCACGCTCCTCGGCGTCGTCTACCTCGGCTGGTTCGGCAGCCACATCGAGCTCCTCCGCGAGCTGCCGCGCGCGTGGCGCCTGCCGTACGCGCTGGGCGCCTCCTTCGCGATCCTCCCCTTCTTCCTGGTGTGGATCTGCGACACGGCGGCCTACGCCGTCGGGCTCGCCTTCGGCAGGACGCGGCTCATGCCCGACGTGAGCCCCCAGAAGTCGGTGGAGGGCGCGGTCGCGGGGCTTCTCGCCGCGGTGGGCGCCGCGTTCGCGGCGCGCGCCTGGTTCGCCCCCTACCTCACGGCCCTGGACGCCGCCGTGCTCGGGACCCTGGTCGGCGTGCTGGGGCAGCTCGGCGACCTCGTCGAGTCGCTGCTGAAACGCGACGCCGACGCCAAGGACACCTCGCGGATCATTCCGGGTCACGGGGGCGTCCTCGACCGCTTTGACAGCGTCCTCTTCGCGGCTCCGGTCACGGCCTACTACCTCCTCTTCCGGGTGCTGGACCGATGA
- the pyrH gene encoding UMP kinase: MAPSSASSGAPAPHRVLLKLSGEILAGEARFGIDAEALGRVADEIVEGARAGTQVGIVIGGGNMIRGTATGGALDRTTADSMGMLGTVINALALQDALEDRDLSTRVLSAIEMRSLAEPYIRRRAVRHLEKGRVVILAAGTGHPYFTTDTAAVLRAVEIRADVLLKATKVDGVFTDDPMRNPDAVRFDALSYLEAIDRRLNVMDMTAFTMGMDNQLPILVFNVTVPGNLARALRGEIVGTRVAVEV, from the coding sequence ATGGCCCCTTCGTCCGCCTCGTCCGGAGCCCCCGCGCCCCATCGGGTCCTGCTCAAGCTGAGCGGAGAGATCCTCGCCGGGGAGGCTCGTTTCGGCATCGACGCCGAGGCCCTCGGGCGGGTGGCGGACGAGATCGTCGAGGGCGCGCGCGCCGGGACGCAGGTCGGCATCGTGATCGGCGGCGGCAACATGATCCGCGGCACGGCGACCGGCGGCGCCCTCGACCGCACGACGGCCGACAGCATGGGGATGCTCGGCACCGTCATCAACGCCCTGGCGCTCCAGGACGCGCTCGAGGACCGCGACCTCTCGACGCGGGTCCTCTCCGCGATCGAGATGCGCTCCCTGGCCGAGCCCTACATCCGCCGCCGCGCCGTGCGCCACCTCGAGAAGGGCCGCGTCGTCATCCTCGCCGCCGGCACGGGGCATCCCTACTTCACCACCGACACCGCCGCCGTCCTTCGCGCGGTCGAGATCCGCGCGGACGTGCTGCTCAAGGCCACCAAGGTCGACGGCGTCTTCACCGATGATCCGATGCGGAACCCCGATGCGGTCCGCTTCGACGCGCTCAGCTATCTGGAGGCCATCGATCGCCGCCTGAACGTGATGGACATGACGGCGTTCACGATGGGCATGGACAACCAGCTCCCGATCCTCGTCTTCAACGTGACCGTTCCGGGCAATCTCGCCCGGGCGCTGCGCGGGGAGATCGTGGGGACCCGGGTCGCCGTGGAGGTCTAG
- the rpsI gene encoding 30S ribosomal protein S9 — translation MANPVMATGRRKTSVARVRLVPGNGKRTVNGVEFDRYFCRMVLTRMATEPLLATNLADKYDVIALVRGGGPAGQAGAVSLGVARALQVIDPALRGLLGKEGFLTRDARMKERKKYGQAGARKRFQFSKR, via the coding sequence ATGGCCAATCCAGTCATGGCGACCGGACGGCGGAAGACGTCGGTGGCGCGCGTGCGGCTGGTCCCGGGAAACGGGAAGCGTACGGTGAACGGCGTGGAGTTCGACCGCTATTTCTGCCGCATGGTGCTCACCCGGATGGCGACGGAGCCGCTCCTCGCGACGAACCTGGCGGACAAGTACGACGTCATCGCGCTCGTTCGCGGCGGCGGTCCGGCCGGCCAGGCCGGTGCGGTGTCGCTCGGGGTGGCGCGCGCGCTCCAGGTGATCGACCCGGCGCTCCGCGGGCTCCTCGGCAAGGAGGGGTTCCTCACGCGCGATGCGCGCATGAAGGAGCGGAAGAAGTACGGGCAGGCGGGGGCGCGGAAGCGCTTCCAGTTCTCCAAGCGGTAA
- the dxr gene encoding 1-deoxy-D-xylulose-5-phosphate reductoisomerase → MIRIALLGATGSIGAAAQALARAHPDRMRLVSLSARANVESVLRAAEEFGVSRVALSDPEAARVLRTRFRGEVLDGDLAATRLAEDPDADVVVNALVGSAGLSPTIAALHAGKRVALANKESVVLAGELLARVAAQGGGTIVPVDSEHGGIHQALEGCALDTIRRVTLTASGGPFLRRDPATLAGVTPEEVLRHPTWSMGERITVDSATLMNKGFELIEARWLFGLDPAQIDVVIHPQSIVHALVEFVDGSVVAQLSCPDMRLPLLYALSYPERWASELPRLDLARAGSLTFEAPDPARSPGLALARRALASGGTAPAVLNAADEEAVRLFLARKIRFVDLMPLVDEVLSAHAPGEPLTLESIRAADAWARARLLDLAEARSAP, encoded by the coding sequence ATGATCCGGATCGCCCTCCTCGGCGCTACCGGCTCGATCGGCGCGGCCGCGCAGGCGCTCGCGCGCGCCCACCCCGACCGGATGCGCCTCGTGTCCCTGTCGGCGCGCGCGAACGTCGAATCGGTGCTCCGCGCCGCCGAGGAGTTCGGCGTGAGCCGGGTGGCCCTGTCCGATCCCGAGGCCGCGCGCGTGCTCCGAACGCGCTTCCGCGGCGAGGTGCTGGACGGCGACCTGGCGGCGACGCGCCTGGCCGAGGACCCCGACGCCGACGTCGTCGTCAACGCGCTCGTCGGGAGCGCGGGTCTCTCGCCCACGATCGCGGCACTCCACGCCGGGAAGCGCGTCGCGCTGGCGAACAAGGAGTCGGTCGTGCTCGCGGGGGAGCTCTTGGCACGGGTCGCCGCGCAGGGGGGTGGCACGATCGTGCCGGTGGACTCGGAGCACGGCGGCATCCACCAGGCGTTGGAAGGGTGCGCGCTGGACACGATCCGCCGCGTCACCCTGACCGCCTCGGGCGGCCCCTTCCTGCGCCGCGATCCCGCCACGCTGGCCGGCGTGACGCCGGAAGAGGTGCTCCGCCATCCGACCTGGTCGATGGGGGAGCGGATCACCGTGGACTCGGCCACCCTCATGAACAAGGGGTTCGAGCTCATCGAGGCGCGCTGGCTCTTCGGCCTCGACCCCGCGCAGATCGACGTCGTCATCCATCCGCAGTCGATCGTGCACGCGCTGGTGGAGTTCGTGGACGGCTCGGTCGTGGCGCAGCTCTCCTGTCCCGACATGCGCCTTCCGCTCCTGTACGCCCTCTCCTATCCGGAGCGGTGGGCGTCGGAGCTGCCGCGCCTGGACCTGGCGCGCGCGGGATCGCTCACGTTCGAGGCGCCCGATCCCGCGCGCTCGCCGGGACTGGCCCTCGCCCGGCGCGCGCTCGCCTCCGGAGGCACGGCGCCCGCGGTGCTGAACGCCGCCGACGAGGAGGCGGTGCGGCTCTTCCTCGCGCGGAAGATCCGCTTCGTCGACCTCATGCCGCTGGTGGACGAGGTGCTCTCGGCGCACGCGCCGGGAGAGCCGCTGACCCTGGAATCGATCCGGGCCGCGGACGCGTGGGCGCGCGCCCGCCTGCTGGACCTGGCCGAGGCGCGGAGCGCGCCGTGA
- the frr gene encoding ribosome recycling factor: protein MGPEILKQTEERMKKAVETIRHEIATVRTNRATTALLDGIKVEYYGNPTPLQQVASVSVPEPRMLVIQPWERAILPEIVKAIQKSDLGLNPADDGSVVRLTLPTLTEERRKDLVKHLGKLIEDGRVRVRTVRREVNDELKKLEREHKISEDDAKKTHDAVQKIHDRYIGMLDELFHKKQAEVMEV from the coding sequence ATGGGGCCTGAAATCCTGAAGCAGACGGAAGAGCGGATGAAGAAGGCGGTGGAGACGATCCGGCACGAGATCGCCACCGTTCGAACGAACCGCGCGACGACCGCGCTGCTCGACGGCATCAAGGTCGAGTACTACGGCAACCCCACGCCGCTGCAGCAGGTGGCTAGCGTGAGCGTGCCGGAGCCCCGCATGCTCGTCATCCAGCCCTGGGAGCGCGCCATCCTTCCCGAGATCGTGAAAGCGATCCAGAAATCGGACCTGGGGCTGAACCCGGCCGACGACGGCTCGGTGGTGCGCCTGACGCTGCCGACCCTGACCGAGGAGCGGCGGAAGGACCTGGTCAAGCACCTCGGCAAGCTGATCGAGGACGGACGCGTGCGCGTCCGCACCGTGCGGCGCGAGGTCAACGACGAGCTGAAGAAGCTGGAGCGGGAGCACAAGATCTCCGAGGACGACGCGAAGAAGACGCATGACGCGGTCCAGAAGATCCACGACCGCTACATCGGCATGCTGGACGAACTGTTCCACAAGAAGCAGGCCGAGGTCATGGAGGTCTGA